In Flavobacteriales bacterium, a single window of DNA contains:
- the dnaG gene encoding DNA primase, giving the protein MIPKETIDTIFETARIEEVVGDFVTLKKRGANMLGNCPFHDEKTPSFTVSPTKNIYKCFGCGKGGHAVNFVMEIDQLSYPEALKYIAKKYNIEVPEEEQTPEQIEKSNLRESLFIVNSFANDYFQNSLHKTVEGKAVGLSYFKERGLSEEMINKFQLGYNPDSWDAFTKSALESSYKQEYLEKTGLSIFKEDKAFDRFKGRIIFPIHSISGRILGFGGRALKKDEKAKYLNSPESEIYHKGKVLYGMHFSKSAIVKNDNCLIVEGYTDVISMHQSGIENVVASSGTALGSEQVKLIGRYTKNITLLFDSDNAGIKAATKAIDLIHAESMTVKVALLPEGEDPDSYAKKYGGEGLTNYINEQAQDFIEFKINLLDEKSKNDPIKKVNLISEIMQSIAKIPDGITREVYIDKCSKLLEIGKQELDNKVHELIHKDKAANKIQSEVVNKVEDTATPTKNPTKSEFQEKDVIRFMLQYGDYQINPYDEQTKTTEEDKIYVIQYILIEFKDENLFSNPNYALIYKTYEEAINQGTLLTEEYFTQHKNPVISQVAVDIISNQHSISEKWKKHGIYTETEEMQLKKAVDTAIYSLKIAKISELIETKNIELSKEDNDDTNLLVEINNMLKIKREISEKLGRIVLR; this is encoded by the coding sequence ATGATTCCAAAGGAAACCATAGATACCATTTTTGAAACAGCCCGAATAGAAGAGGTTGTTGGAGACTTTGTTACTCTGAAAAAAAGAGGCGCAAATATGCTCGGTAATTGTCCCTTTCACGACGAAAAAACTCCTTCTTTTACCGTTTCTCCTACTAAAAATATTTATAAGTGTTTCGGCTGTGGTAAAGGTGGACATGCTGTGAACTTCGTTATGGAAATTGATCAGCTATCTTATCCCGAGGCTCTCAAATATATCGCCAAAAAGTACAATATTGAAGTTCCAGAAGAGGAGCAAACCCCTGAGCAGATAGAGAAATCTAACCTAAGAGAAAGTTTATTTATCGTTAATTCATTCGCCAATGATTACTTTCAGAATAGCTTACATAAAACCGTGGAAGGTAAAGCCGTAGGCTTAAGCTACTTCAAAGAACGAGGTCTTTCGGAAGAAATGATAAATAAATTTCAGTTGGGCTACAATCCTGACAGTTGGGACGCTTTTACAAAGTCTGCGCTAGAATCATCCTATAAGCAAGAATATTTAGAAAAAACAGGCTTAAGTATTTTCAAAGAAGACAAGGCTTTTGATAGGTTTAAAGGGCGAATTATTTTCCCCATTCATAGCATTTCAGGTAGAATACTCGGCTTTGGTGGACGAGCCCTTAAAAAAGATGAAAAGGCAAAATACCTCAACTCTCCAGAAAGTGAGATTTATCACAAAGGGAAAGTCTTGTATGGTATGCACTTCTCCAAGTCTGCCATAGTAAAAAATGACAATTGCTTAATCGTTGAAGGCTATACAGATGTTATATCCATGCATCAATCGGGCATAGAAAATGTGGTAGCATCATCTGGCACCGCTCTTGGCTCAGAACAAGTAAAACTGATTGGTCGATATACCAAAAACATTACCCTTCTATTCGACTCTGATAATGCAGGAATTAAGGCTGCCACAAAAGCCATTGACCTAATACATGCCGAAAGCATGACCGTCAAAGTAGCACTTTTACCAGAAGGCGAAGACCCCGATAGTTATGCCAAAAAATATGGAGGAGAAGGACTAACCAATTACATCAATGAACAAGCTCAAGATTTCATAGAGTTCAAAATTAACTTACTAGATGAAAAAAGTAAAAATGACCCCATCAAAAAAGTAAATCTCATTAGTGAAATTATGCAATCTATTGCTAAAATTCCTGATGGTATTACTAGGGAGGTTTACATTGACAAATGCAGTAAGCTATTAGAAATTGGAAAGCAAGAATTAGATAATAAAGTACACGAGCTAATTCATAAAGATAAAGCTGCTAATAAAATACAAAGTGAAGTAGTCAATAAAGTAGAAGATACCGCTACCCCTACAAAAAACCCTACTAAGTCAGAATTTCAAGAAAAGGACGTTATTCGCTTTATGTTACAATATGGCGATTACCAGATAAATCCTTACGACGAACAGACAAAAACTACTGAAGAAGATAAAATTTATGTCATACAATATATTTTGATTGAGTTTAAAGACGAAAACCTTTTTTCAAACCCCAATTACGCATTAATCTATAAAACATACGAAGAAGCTATAAATCAAGGTACACTGTTAACAGAAGAATATTTTACTCAACATAAAAATCCTGTTATTTCTCAAGTTGCTGTTGATATTATTAGCAATCAACATTCCATAAGTGAGAAATGGAAAAAACACGGCATTTATACAGAAACTGAAGAAATGCAGTTAAAAAAAGCGGTTGACACAGCCATTTATTCTCTTAAAATTGCCAAAATATCAGAACTCATAGAGACTAAAAACATAGAGTTATCTAAGGAAGACAATGATGATACAAACCTACTTGTTGAAATCAACAATATGTTGAAAATTAAACGAGAAATTTCTGAAAAACTAGGTAGAATTGTCTTAAGGTAA
- a CDS encoding amidohydrolase family protein, translating to MRYLTSDIIFTAFSSPIYDGVLVVDDEGRIVDLLENKLQIDGAKLEYFRGALCPGFINTHCHLELSHLQGELAPKTGLPHFINSIGQIRKASQRRKDDALKLADRQMYNNGIVAVADISNTADSFSTKANSAIYYYTFIELFASNPHKAAEVFERGLKLSQECSTPNSLTPHANYSVSLPLFEKIRHHNKGEIISIHSQETPEEDTMFLTGSGQLLSQLIAKDFFKYTGKTALQSTLPLLPDAPILLVHNTFTKEDDMLEAISNFDKLYWCTCPKANLYIENQLPNYQQFVDAQAKMTIGTDSLASNDTLSILEEMKTIQAHVSLELLMEWACKNGAEFLGLDALGTFQKGKMPGINYINHIVDGKLTADSQVKKLF from the coding sequence ATGCGCTACTTAACATCAGATATCATTTTTACGGCTTTTTCTAGTCCCATTTATGATGGTGTTTTGGTCGTCGATGATGAGGGAAGAATTGTAGATTTACTAGAGAATAAGTTGCAGATAGATGGTGCTAAGTTAGAATATTTTAGAGGTGCTCTTTGCCCCGGATTTATCAATACCCATTGTCATTTAGAGTTGTCACACTTGCAGGGTGAGTTAGCCCCAAAAACAGGATTACCACATTTTATTAACTCTATAGGTCAAATTAGAAAGGCTAGTCAGCGACGAAAAGACGATGCCTTAAAGTTAGCAGATAGACAGATGTATAATAATGGCATTGTGGCTGTAGCAGACATCAGTAATACAGCAGATTCCTTTTCTACAAAAGCTAATAGTGCCATATACTATTATACCTTCATCGAATTATTTGCATCTAACCCCCATAAAGCTGCAGAAGTATTTGAACGAGGACTGAAACTAAGCCAAGAATGTAGCACACCCAACTCTTTGACACCCCACGCTAACTATTCGGTTTCTTTGCCACTTTTCGAAAAGATTAGACATCACAATAAGGGAGAAATTATTAGTATTCACAGTCAAGAAACGCCTGAAGAGGATACTATGTTTTTGACTGGTAGTGGTCAATTGTTGTCACAACTTATTGCTAAAGACTTTTTCAAATACACTGGTAAGACTGCTCTTCAAAGTACCCTTCCTTTACTGCCAGATGCTCCTATTTTATTAGTGCATAACACCTTTACCAAAGAAGATGATATGTTAGAGGCCATATCTAATTTTGACAAACTTTATTGGTGTACTTGCCCCAAAGCTAATTTATACATAGAAAATCAATTGCCTAACTATCAACAGTTTGTAGATGCTCAAGCTAAAATGACGATTGGAACAGATAGTTTAGCATCTAACGATACGCTATCTATTTTGGAAGAAATGAAAACGATACAAGCTCATGTTTCTTTAGAGTTATTGATGGAATGGGCTTGTAAAAACGGGGCTGAATTTCTTGGACTTGATGCTTTAGGAACTTTTCAAAAAGGTAAAATGCCTGGCATCAATTACATCAATCATATCGTAGATGGTAAGTTAACAGCAGATAGTCAAGTTAAAAAGTTATTCTGA
- a CDS encoding 2-C-methyl-D-erythritol 4-phosphate cytidylyltransferase, whose protein sequence is MKQYIIIVAGGSGSRMGSSIPKQFLDLNSKPILMHTIEKMHQSLAHSEIILALPKSEFDTWKKLCQEHQFKVNHQVVEGGNTRFESVSNALKKVNEQSVVAIHDGVRPLVKTSVVKECMQTAQEKGTAIPVIAIEESLRQKTDSGSVIVNRDEFLIVQTPQCFSSELLLKAYQQDYSPTFTDDASVVEAMGIEIQLIQGNKENIKITTPEDLKKAQVYINLMSE, encoded by the coding sequence GTGAAACAATATATTATCATAGTTGCTGGGGGTAGCGGAAGCCGAATGGGTTCTTCTATCCCTAAGCAGTTTTTAGACCTCAACTCTAAACCCATTTTGATGCATACCATTGAAAAAATGCACCAAAGTTTAGCTCATTCTGAAATCATTTTAGCACTACCAAAATCTGAGTTCGACACTTGGAAAAAACTTTGTCAAGAACACCAATTTAAAGTGAATCATCAAGTTGTTGAAGGCGGTAACACACGCTTTGAATCAGTAAGTAATGCTTTGAAAAAAGTCAATGAACAATCTGTTGTTGCCATACACGACGGCGTTCGTCCCTTAGTTAAAACTAGCGTGGTGAAGGAATGTATGCAGACAGCACAAGAGAAAGGAACTGCAATTCCAGTCATAGCCATTGAAGAAAGCTTAAGACAAAAAACCGATAGCGGAAGTGTTATTGTAAATAGGGACGAATTCCTTATTGTTCAAACTCCTCAATGTTTTAGTAGTGAGCTTTTGCTAAAAGCCTACCAACAAGACTATTCGCCTACATTTACTGATGACGCTTCAGTTGTAGAAGCTATGGGGATAGAGATACAACTTATTCAAGGCAATAAAGAAAACATCAAAATCACAACGCCAGAAGACTTAAAGAAAGCTCAAGTTTATATCAATTTAATGTCAGAATAA
- a CDS encoding polyprenyl synthetase family protein: protein MNSIKEIKKPIQQEMLMFEKKFKDSLNSKVPLLDKILHYIVKRKGKQMRPMFVFLSGKLFGEINESSFRAASLIELLHTATLVHDDVIDDANMRRGFFSINALWKNKIAVLVGDYLLSKGLLMSLENEEYDLLQIVSKAVKEMSEGELLQIEKARKLDIEEDVYFEIIRQKTATLIAACCASGAVAAKQDQETVERMRKFGELIGIAFQMKDDLFDYYNEDVIGKPTGIDIKEQKMTLPLIYALRNCDRKQKKFIIQTVKNHNTNTARVSEVLDIVKKSGGINYTIEKMKSYQEEALSLLKTFDDNESRKSLELLVNFVIERKK, encoded by the coding sequence ATGAACAGCATAAAAGAGATTAAAAAGCCCATTCAACAAGAGATGCTCATGTTTGAAAAGAAGTTTAAAGACTCCTTAAATAGCAAGGTACCTCTTTTAGATAAAATATTACACTATATCGTAAAACGTAAGGGTAAGCAAATGCGTCCAATGTTTGTTTTTCTTAGCGGCAAACTTTTTGGTGAAATCAACGAGAGCAGTTTCAGAGCAGCCTCACTCATTGAACTTTTACATACAGCCACATTAGTACACGACGACGTTATTGACGATGCCAATATGCGAAGAGGATTTTTCTCTATAAATGCCCTTTGGAAAAATAAAATTGCAGTACTTGTTGGAGATTATCTCTTATCTAAAGGCTTACTTATGTCTTTAGAAAATGAAGAATACGACTTATTACAGATTGTTTCTAAAGCAGTCAAAGAAATGAGTGAAGGAGAGCTTTTACAAATAGAAAAAGCCCGTAAACTTGACATCGAAGAAGACGTATATTTTGAAATTATCAGACAAAAAACAGCAACACTCATTGCGGCTTGTTGTGCTAGTGGTGCTGTGGCTGCCAAGCAAGACCAAGAAACTGTCGAGCGTATGCGAAAATTTGGAGAGCTCATAGGTATCGCTTTTCAGATGAAAGACGACCTATTCGATTACTACAACGAAGATGTTATAGGCAAACCCACAGGTATTGATATCAAAGAGCAAAAGATGACTTTACCTCTTATCTATGCCCTAAGAAATTGCGATAGAAAACAAAAGAAGTTCATTATTCAAACTGTAAAAAATCACAATACCAATACTGCGCGAGTTTCTGAGGTACTAGATATAGTTAAAAAAAGTGGCGGGATAAACTATACAATTGAGAAAATGAAATCCTACCAAGAAGAAGCCTTGAGTTTGTTGAAAACTTTTGATGACAATGAAAGCCGAAAGTCTTTAGAACTTTTAGTAAATTTCGTCATCGAAAGAAAGAAATGA
- the queA gene encoding tRNA preQ1(34) S-adenosylmethionine ribosyltransferase-isomerase QueA: MIKRKLSQFNFDLPEELLAERPAYNRDESRLMVVNRKTGEIEHRQFKDLVDYFDEGDVMIFNDTKVFPARMYGNKEKTGARIEVFLLRELNKENLLWDVLVDPARKIRIGNKLYFGEDDSLVAEVIDNTTSRGRTLRFLYDGSYEEFREKLKDLGETPLPKYIKREPDAEDEERYQTIYAKTEGAVAAPTAGLHFSRELMKRLEIKGLEFANLTLHIGLGTFRPVEVEDLSKHKMDSEEVIISEETTNIINTGINEKRRVCAVGTTSMRAIETSVTTQGLMTPFKGWTNKFIYPPYDFNIANCMITNFHTPKSTLLMMVSAFGGHDLVMKAYEEAIKEKYNFFSYGDAMLIL, from the coding sequence ATGATAAAAAGAAAACTCTCACAATTTAATTTTGATTTACCAGAAGAGCTTTTAGCAGAAAGACCTGCTTACAACCGAGACGAATCTCGACTAATGGTAGTCAATAGAAAAACAGGTGAAATCGAACATAGACAATTTAAAGATTTGGTGGACTATTTCGATGAAGGTGATGTTATGATTTTCAACGATACCAAAGTTTTTCCTGCTAGAATGTATGGCAACAAAGAAAAGACTGGTGCTAGAATAGAAGTCTTTTTATTAAGAGAATTAAATAAAGAAAATTTATTGTGGGACGTATTGGTAGATCCTGCTCGTAAAATAAGAATTGGTAATAAGTTATATTTTGGCGAAGACGATAGTTTAGTGGCAGAAGTTATTGACAACACCACTTCTAGAGGAAGAACCTTACGTTTTCTTTACGACGGAAGTTATGAAGAGTTTAGAGAAAAACTCAAAGATCTTGGCGAAACTCCATTACCAAAATACATCAAAAGAGAGCCAGACGCTGAAGACGAAGAACGCTATCAAACCATCTATGCTAAAACAGAAGGTGCCGTAGCAGCACCAACAGCAGGATTGCACTTCAGTCGTGAACTTATGAAGCGATTAGAAATCAAAGGGCTTGAGTTTGCTAACCTTACCCTTCACATTGGGCTAGGTACTTTTAGACCAGTAGAGGTAGAGGATTTAAGTAAGCACAAAATGGACTCTGAAGAAGTTATCATTAGCGAAGAAACGACAAATATTATTAATACAGGCATCAATGAAAAAAGAAGAGTTTGTGCCGTTGGGACAACCTCTATGAGAGCTATTGAAACATCAGTAACTACTCAAGGACTAATGACTCCTTTTAAAGGGTGGACTAATAAATTTATTTACCCTCCTTACGATTTCAATATTGCCAATTGCATGATTACCAACTTCCACACTCCAAAATCTACCTTATTAATGATGGTTAGTGCTTTTGGAGGTCACGATTTAGTAATGAAGGCTTACGAAGAAGCTATTAAGGAGAAGTACAATTTCTTCTCTTATGGTGATGCCATGCTGATATTATAA
- the truB gene encoding tRNA pseudouridine(55) synthase TruB codes for MINYIEGHTLLIHKPLRWTSFDVVKKIRNTLRTALQLKKIKVGHAGTLDPLADGLLIVCTGKFTKRINEFQAQEKEYTAEFTLGATTPSFDLETEINETFDYNHITEDMLKTTAQSLTGNILQTPPIYSAIKQDGKRLYEHARKGEDIKVKERMVHVSKFELVKVELPKVHVRIVCSKGTYIRSLAQTFGKNLNSGAHLSQLTRTRIGKFELSQAIDIQEFIDSFSLTNNPATEH; via the coding sequence ATGATTAATTACATAGAGGGGCACACTTTACTTATCCATAAACCGTTGCGATGGACTTCTTTTGATGTAGTAAAAAAAATACGCAATACCCTCCGTACAGCTTTACAACTTAAAAAGATAAAAGTAGGTCATGCCGGTACACTAGACCCTTTAGCCGATGGACTTCTCATAGTTTGTACCGGAAAATTCACCAAACGTATAAATGAATTTCAAGCCCAAGAGAAAGAATATACAGCCGAATTTACATTAGGCGCAACAACCCCCTCTTTTGATTTGGAAACAGAAATCAATGAAACCTTCGATTACAATCATATAACCGAAGATATGCTCAAAACAACTGCCCAATCATTGACAGGTAACATCTTGCAAACACCTCCTATCTATTCAGCAATAAAGCAAGATGGCAAACGCCTTTACGAACATGCTAGAAAAGGAGAAGATATAAAAGTAAAAGAAAGAATGGTTCATGTTTCAAAATTTGAACTAGTAAAAGTAGAACTGCCAAAAGTCCATGTTAGAATTGTATGTAGCAAAGGAACTTATATACGTTCATTAGCACAAACGTTTGGAAAAAACCTCAATAGTGGTGCACACTTGAGCCAACTAACAAGAACACGAATTGGAAAGTTTGAACTAAGTCAAGCAATTGACATTCAAGAGTTTATAGACTCTTTTTCTCTTACAAATAATCCAGCGACTGAACATTAA
- the rlmN gene encoding 23S rRNA (adenine(2503)-C(2))-methyltransferase RlmN: MSLDKKNIRTLTLDELKGFFKENNMPMFRAKQVYEWLWKKSVSSFEEMRNVSKETIQLLDEHFVILHAKITESQKSADRTIKSAFGLYDNNNVEGVLIPTKSRMTACISSQVGCSLTCKFCATGKLDRLRNLNADEIYDQVFMLNEQALSNYNQKLSNIVYMGMGEPLLNYRNVLESIDKITSTDGLGMSPKRITVSTAGIAKLIKKLGDDEVKFNLALSLHAANDKKRDYIMPINEQNSLDALKDAIIYFYEKTQTRITYEYIIFKDFNDEISDAQELASFAKITPCKINIIEYNPIDDGEFQQANREKVDAFVSYLESKNLIVNVRRSRGKDIDAACGQLANKLVKS; this comes from the coding sequence ATGTCTTTAGATAAAAAAAATATTCGCACACTTACTCTTGACGAACTTAAGGGCTTTTTCAAAGAGAATAATATGCCAATGTTTCGAGCCAAACAAGTATATGAATGGCTATGGAAAAAGTCGGTATCTTCCTTTGAAGAGATGCGTAATGTTTCTAAAGAAACTATTCAATTGTTAGATGAGCACTTTGTTATTCTACACGCCAAAATTACAGAATCACAAAAAAGTGCTGACCGCACCATAAAATCTGCTTTTGGTCTTTACGACAATAATAATGTTGAAGGGGTTTTAATCCCTACCAAAAGTAGAATGACAGCTTGTATATCTTCTCAAGTAGGTTGTAGTTTAACATGTAAATTTTGTGCTACTGGCAAACTAGATAGATTAAGGAATTTAAATGCTGATGAGATTTACGACCAAGTATTTATGCTAAACGAACAAGCCCTAAGCAATTACAATCAAAAGTTGAGTAATATTGTTTATATGGGTATGGGCGAACCCCTCCTAAACTATAGAAATGTTCTTGAGTCAATCGATAAAATCACCTCGACAGATGGACTTGGTATGTCGCCCAAACGTATTACAGTTTCTACTGCTGGAATAGCAAAGCTGATAAAAAAGCTAGGCGACGATGAAGTCAAATTTAATCTGGCACTTTCCTTACACGCTGCTAATGATAAGAAGCGTGACTATATAATGCCTATTAATGAACAAAATTCCTTAGATGCATTAAAAGACGCCATTATCTATTTTTATGAAAAAACACAAACAAGAATAACCTACGAATACATCATTTTCAAGGACTTTAATGATGAAATTAGCGATGCCCAAGAACTTGCTAGCTTTGCAAAAATTACGCCCTGTAAAATCAATATTATTGAATATAACCCTATTGACGATGGCGAATTTCAACAAGCCAATAGAGAAAAAGTAGATGCTTTTGTTAGCTATCTAGAAAGCAAAAACCTTATTGTAAACGTCAGGAGAAGTCGAGGAAAAGACATAGACGCCGCTTGTGGTCAACTTGCCAATAAACTCGTAAAATCCTAG
- a CDS encoding undecaprenyl-diphosphate phosphatase, producing the protein MSSIFAAILLGIIQGLTEFLPVSSSGHLEITTFILEHFGSEGLPEENILMTVVLHAATALSTLFIFRDEVAQIFRGLLQFKWNEEFQFSLKIIISMVPAAVVGVLFDEQIDALFGGRILLVGSMLIVTGLLLFVADKAKNTTQSVSFGQSLIIGIAQAIAILPGISRSGATISTSVILGIDREKAARFSFLMVVPLIFGKMAKDILSGEMASESAALIPLIAGFIAAFITGLIACKWMISLVKKSQLKYFSYYCFTIGILAIIFTVL; encoded by the coding sequence ATGAGTAGTATTTTTGCGGCTATCCTTCTAGGGATTATTCAAGGACTTACCGAATTTTTACCTGTTAGTAGCAGTGGTCATTTAGAAATAACAACCTTTATTCTTGAGCATTTCGGTAGTGAGGGATTACCCGAAGAAAATATTTTAATGACGGTAGTGCTACACGCAGCTACAGCTTTAAGCACTCTCTTTATTTTTAGAGATGAAGTCGCTCAAATTTTCAGAGGATTACTACAATTTAAATGGAATGAAGAGTTTCAATTTTCATTAAAGATTATTATTTCTATGGTTCCTGCAGCAGTAGTTGGAGTGCTTTTTGATGAGCAAATAGATGCTCTCTTTGGTGGTAGAATCTTATTGGTTGGCAGTATGCTAATCGTTACTGGTTTACTCCTTTTTGTTGCTGATAAAGCTAAAAATACAACCCAATCTGTCAGCTTTGGACAATCGTTAATTATCGGTATAGCTCAGGCTATTGCTATTCTGCCAGGTATTTCAAGGTCTGGAGCTACTATTTCTACATCTGTTATTCTTGGTATTGATAGAGAAAAAGCAGCCCGATTTTCTTTTTTAATGGTTGTTCCTCTCATCTTTGGTAAGATGGCAAAAGACATTTTAAGTGGTGAAATGGCATCCGAAAGTGCTGCTCTAATTCCCTTAATAGCGGGATTCATTGCTGCCTTTATTACAGGTCTAATCGCTTGTAAATGGATGATATCACTCGTCAAAAAAAGTCAGCTTAAGTATTTTTCTTACTACTGTTTTACCATAGGAATTTTGGCTATTATTTTCACTGTACTGTAA
- the recJ gene encoding single-stranded-DNA-specific exonuclease RecJ, with the protein MQNLWTLKALPDKDIVCALQESLGVSELVATLLAQRGIKTFEEAKQFFRPQLSDLYNPFLMKDMDKAVERLHRAISSDEKILVYGDYDVDGTTAVSLMYLFLKEKCKYVEYYIPDRYDEGYGVSYKGIDYAKSNNFSLIVCLDCGVKAVEKVAYAKTKDIDFIICDHHRPGDTLPLAVAVLDPKRSDCDYPFKELCGCGVGFKLAQAYHQQYNLPFEELVPLLDLVVVSIAADIVPMIDENRVLSFYGLQQLNASPRIGLKALMDVANRKETFNISDVVFGLAPRINAAGRIEHGNKAVELLVQQDFSIAKEKADYIDNHNITRKELDKSITQEALAMIVPNAYSTVVCSDKWHKGVVGIVASRLIETHYRPTIVLTESNGKLTGSARSVSGFDVYEAIDACSDLLEQFGGHKYAAGLTLKKENLTAFIQRFEDVVSSTITAEMQTPKIYIDLEMSMEDITMKTHRIIEQMAPFGPSNSRPVFMTKGVIDNGSGRVIGQDKNHLKLAITDNHNSKTLDGIGFGMSDYFSTIKDKQPFDVCFVLDLNEWNGNSNLQLRIKDIRNNTLP; encoded by the coding sequence ATGCAAAATTTGTGGACTTTAAAAGCTTTACCTGACAAGGACATTGTATGTGCTTTACAAGAAAGTCTAGGAGTTTCTGAACTTGTTGCTACTTTACTTGCTCAAAGAGGGATAAAAACTTTTGAGGAAGCCAAACAATTTTTTAGACCACAATTATCAGACCTTTACAATCCTTTTTTGATGAAGGATATGGATAAAGCTGTGGAGCGTCTGCATAGGGCTATAAGTAGTGATGAAAAGATTCTTGTCTATGGCGACTATGACGTAGATGGAACTACTGCCGTTTCATTGATGTATCTTTTTTTAAAGGAAAAATGTAAGTATGTAGAATATTACATTCCTGATAGATACGATGAAGGTTATGGTGTTTCATATAAGGGTATAGATTATGCTAAAAGCAATAATTTCTCATTAATTGTATGCTTAGATTGTGGAGTTAAAGCTGTTGAAAAAGTGGCTTACGCCAAAACTAAAGACATTGATTTTATCATTTGTGACCATCACAGACCAGGAGATACTTTGCCTTTAGCTGTAGCTGTTTTAGACCCTAAAAGAAGCGATTGTGATTATCCTTTTAAAGAGCTTTGTGGGTGTGGTGTGGGGTTTAAATTAGCACAAGCTTATCATCAACAATACAATTTACCTTTTGAAGAATTAGTGCCACTTTTAGATTTAGTGGTGGTTAGTATAGCTGCTGATATTGTACCTATGATTGATGAAAACCGAGTGCTTTCTTTTTATGGGTTGCAACAACTCAATGCTAGTCCAAGAATTGGATTGAAAGCCCTAATGGATGTTGCCAATAGAAAAGAGACCTTTAACATTTCCGATGTTGTATTTGGCTTAGCTCCAAGAATCAATGCGGCTGGTAGAATAGAGCATGGCAATAAGGCGGTAGAGTTACTTGTACAACAGGACTTTTCAATAGCAAAAGAAAAAGCAGATTATATTGATAACCATAACATTACTAGAAAAGAATTAGACAAAAGCATTACACAAGAGGCTTTAGCTATGATAGTGCCAAATGCTTATTCAACAGTAGTTTGTAGTGATAAATGGCATAAAGGAGTAGTTGGTATAGTAGCTTCAAGACTTATAGAAACACATTACAGACCCACAATTGTTTTAACTGAAAGTAATGGCAAATTAACGGGCTCAGCTCGTTCGGTAAGTGGTTTTGATGTTTATGAAGCTATTGATGCTTGTTCAGATTTATTAGAGCAATTTGGGGGTCATAAATATGCCGCAGGATTGACATTAAAAAAAGAAAACCTTACTGCTTTTATTCAACGTTTTGAAGATGTGGTAAGCTCTACCATTACTGCAGAGATGCAAACCCCAAAGATTTATATTGACCTCGAAATGTCTATGGAAGATATTACTATGAAAACGCATCGAATTATTGAACAAATGGCTCCTTTTGGGCCTTCAAATAGCAGACCTGTTTTTATGACAAAAGGAGTCATTGATAATGGTTCTGGACGTGTAATAGGACAAGATAAAAACCACCTCAAATTGGCCATTACTGATAACCATAATTCAAAGACATTGGACGGGATAGGCTTTGGCATGTCTGACTATTTTTCTACTATAAAGGACAAGCAACCTTTTGATGTTTGTTTTGTTTTGGATTTAAATGAATGGAATGGTAATTCTAACCTTCAATTGAGAATTAAAGATATCAGGAACAACACCTTACCTTAA